The sequence CGGGTCAGGAGAGGGTCGATGTAACTCCCGGCGATCAGGCCGAACGCAATCGAGAGTGCAAGGAGAACGACGAGTCTGCGGGGGAAGGACGCACCGCTGTCCGCGATGCGAAAAATTAACCACAAGCCGACGGTGCAGCCGATATAGACGAAGACATAATAATAGACGAACACATAGGCGAGAATGAAGCGTGCAATTGTCGTCGTAACACGGTGGTCCATCGCTGGATTATGCATCGCCATATAAAGATAGGCTGCGACGAAGGCGATGGCGTACGGCACAAGTGCCGTCTTGATCCGCTTCCATAAGGCAACCCGTCCAGAGAGAGCGGTAAGATAGCCCGACGCGAAAAGAAAGATCGGCACGCAGGGCCGCAGCATCGCGTCCGCCAATTTCTGCCAGGAAGGATCGAGCGGCTGGGGCAGCGAGTGAATTCCAATCACCATGAGAATGGCAACTCCGCGCATGGTGTCGATACCAGCGTCGCGGCCGACCACCTGCGCGTGTGTGTTCCGCTCCGGAATCCAACCCGTGTCAGTGCGTGCTGCTATCGTCATCGGGCTTGCTCCGGCTGCGAGGTCACGGATACCGATAATCGTCGCGCAAAACGGCGGTCGAACACCCTGTTCAGGTATTCCCGAGCCGGGGTTTCGAAGAAGCGATATGAAAAAATACTCGCGGCAGCGAGAAGGACGATGGCGGCAGGAAGCAGCAGCAGCTTTCCGCCGGGGATTGTCGCGAAATAGCGCCCCCCGAACGTCAATACGACGGTAGCGACCGGAATGTGCAGCATGTAGCAGGAATAAGTGTAGACAGCGGCGCTATCCAGACGGAGGCGTGTCAGCCAAGTCGACGCGCCAGATGTATCGTACAGGATCGCGAGAACGGCGATCGCATAGACTGCAACAAGAGCCGCCATGTCCGGCAACAACCACCCAAGCATGACGAATGCAGCCAAGGCAGTCGTTAACCCGCCGGGAACCACCGGCCAGCGTGCGATCTGGTGACGGAAAAGGTAACACGCAACGCCGAGATTAAACCCCGGAAGTGCCCTGAAGACACCGCCCTTGTTGATCCATTCCGCCCAAGGGCCGGTTCCGGCCGCGGTAGCATAGAGGCTATTTACAGCAGCAGGAATCAAGACAAGCGCCAGAACGAGCCATCGGCGTTGCGTGGTAAGGCGTGCTACGACCGGGAAAGCCAGATAACAGAACATTTCGGCGGACAACGACCAGCTCGGGAAATTGAAAGTCAGTCGCTGACCATCGAGAGCGTGCAGCAACAGAAGTTGGGCGGGGACATCGGATAGGGGATAGCGCGCGGCATTGTCGCTTCGAGCCAATCCGAAATACAGTGCGAGAGCAACGATGAGATAGAATGCGAGCGTGGCCAGATGCAGCGGATAGATCCGGGCCAACCGCCGCCAAATAAATCGTCTCGCCGCTGGAAAATCATCGACCTTGCCGAGATACTGACTCGCAATCACAAAGCCGGATACGACAAAGAAAAGATCGACGAACAAGTTGAAATGCAGGGTGTGCTCGAGCATGAACCCGCCGGCCGGAGCATCCTTCACATAGTCCGAGTAGTGCAGAACCACCACAGCGCCTGCGGCGATAATTCGCAGCGCATCTAGATGGCGCGTTGTGCTTTGCATTTCCTGCAACGAATCGTTCCTGTCTGAGAATGTGAGCGAAAGAGATATGTCATCCTAAGGCGTAGTGGTGCCGTCGCTCCGCTTCAGTTATACGTTCGCAGGTGTCAGGCGTATCCGTTGATGGGCGATCCTTGCGACGAGCTGAATGACAGCGTTGCGATCGGATGCCGCCAGCGCGTTCCATCGCATCAGGTTCCGCGCACCGTGGATAGCGTATTGCGTTCTCCAATCGGGAATGGAGAGCGCTTTTGCTATTCTGCTCGCTGACGAAAGCGGATCTGCGGGATCGATGAAAATTCCGGATTGGTCCAGTACCTCGTGGAAGATGGCGTCGTCCGGCGCGATGATGGGGAGACCGGCATACTGCGCCTCCAGCAGCGGCAGGCCAAGACCTTCTTCATGGGATGTGCAAATGAAGGCGTCCGCATCCTGAAGAATCTGGTTGACGCGCTCGGTCGGCTGATAGCCGTGAAGGATCACACCGGGGCAAGTTTCAAGTGAATTCCAGTGGTCCCCCCAGCCCCGCCGTCCCACAATTTCCAGCGTTGCATTTTCGAACCCGTTCTGGCGCATGGCGCTCAGGATTTTCGCTGCGGCGACAAAGTTCTTGCGCGGCTCCACGGTTCCAAGTGCGACAAGGCGTAGAGGTGAAGCCTTTGTCGCCCTTTTAACGCGTTCATCCAACTGAAGATTGAAAACGTTTCGGACCGGCGGCCGGTAGAGCACGATCTCAGCATCGGAGCGGCAATGCCTGGTGAGCTTGCGTTTGGTATCGAGCGAATTGACCAGAAAGCGCGGATAGGTTCGCACTACGAGCCTGAACGGCTCCGCCATGTAGAGTTTGGCGCGTTGGTTGAGGTCGTCCCGCCGCGTGAGCAGGAAGACATCGTGAATGTAAGGAATCACGCGTGATGCGAACGGACGTAGCAGCGGGCTTGGCGGAAATCCGGGACACAACAGGATCGACGACGGCTGCATGAGGCGCAACGGTAGTCCCAATGTCTGGGTCGCCATCATGCGGGCGGTTCCGTGGGCCGTCACCGGAATGACGTCGAGCGGTGCGAAGGATTCGGGAGAGAACAGATCAAGAGTGATCCGCTCCAGGCCCGTGACGTGGCGTCCAAGATGGGTGTGATCGACATAGACGGTCATGTGAATCTAATCCCGGCGCTTGTCGGGGCATAAGCTCTGTGAGCGGAGTCCATTGCGCGCGCGAAAGGCGGTACCTCCTTCGGCAAAAGAAATGTGATGATCATGATGAATTGAGCGAGCTGGATGTTCTTTGATGAGAAGCTCACCGAGCTTGCTGCGATCACCAGAATTAGCAGAACGATCGCCCATGCGGCGGGATTCGCGCGCTTGAGAATTTCAACGAAGAAGCCGATCATCCCGATCGTGAGCAGGGCGGTATGAACGATGCCGAACTGGACGATACAGGAAACCCAGAAGTTCTCGATTCCATAGTTGAGACCGAGTTGCGCCTGAAGCGCATTCACGCGGACCGGTTTCGGACCTATCAAAAGTTCATGCCAGTCGAAATGGGACAGCAAGTTGAAAGTGGCGACCCGCGCGAGGGCGCTCCCCTTGTCGGATGAAAACCGCAGCAGCATCTTGTCGAAGATGCCGAGATCGAATACCGCAAAGATGCCTGCTGATGCAATGAACAGCAGGCAAATGGCGCCCATCACGTGTGGCAGCGAGACTCGCTTTCCGCGCAAAATGAGAAGCAGTTCAGACGCAGCGAGAAGGCCAAGTACCGCCAGCACAGTGATGAGCGCAGTGCGCCCGCCGAACGCCATCAACGATCCGAGGCAGAATACAACGAGCGGGATCCGGAGCGGGATGGGCGGGCAAAGTGCGGGGCGCAGAACCAGCGCGAGAATGTAGGCTCCGACCAGGCCGGAGGCGGTTAGCGGATGACCGAGAAACGCGGACGAGCGCCATTCCCCAACAACCAGAATGTCGCCGAGTGTCAGGGGAATGAGCCGATGGCCGGAAAAATACTCATAGTATCCGACGCACACGTTCAGCAGGATGGTGAGGTGAGTAGCCCACACCAGCGGCTTTCTTTGTGCCGGGGTCAGTTGCCAGATAACCAGGCACAGCACGACTGGTTGCAGGAAGGTGTCGATGATGACGGTGAAGGGACGTTCCAGAACAAACATCTGGATTAGCAAAAATATCCAGCACACCATGTAGACGATAACGAGTTTTGCGCCGGACAACATCCGATCCAGATCGCCGACGGGATCTCCGTTGCGAACCAGCAGCAGACTGAAAGCGACGAACGTAAAATAGGTGGCGGGATGTAGCTTTTCATAAAAATTTCCGCCAGCGGTAAGGTAATGAATCTTCCAATTGGTCAGCATGGCCCCGGAAAGCGTGAACGTCGCAATCACAGCCAGCAGCATCAGTCCCATAATCATCAGATTGGTAAGCGATGCAGTTGTAGTGGTCGCGGGATGTTGCGAAAACGGTGGCTGGTGAAATGTAGCGGCTCTGCGCCCGCCGTGCCGCAGAAGCGGTCCGTCGATGGGAAATGCGCGGGGGGAGCCGCTCATCGGCCCGCGCACCTTCATTCCGCCGCTCCCGGAGTGAGTCCCGCAGTGCCGTAGGGCTTGAGGTAAGCCGAACTGCGATAATAGTCGTAGAATCGCAGGCGACTGAGATCGACACATGTCAACACGGTGCCGAGAATCCGGTTATGGACTGGAGCCAGCAGGCTGATGGTATGTGAAACGACCTCCTGAGGAGTGCGGTCCCATGCCAGGGCGAGAACAATGCTGTCGGCAAGCTCAGCCAGCGCACGGCCATCCACCAGAGGAACGAGAGGTGGTGAGTCGATAATGATCAGTTCATAACGCTGGCGCAAATGATCGAGCAGGTCGACAATCCTCTCGGAGAACATCAATTCCGTGATGACATCGGTATTCTTCACAGGCGGCGACGGCAGAATGGAAAGTCCGGAGCTGCGATCGAGAAGGATAGCCTGCTCCGGCGGTGTCTGGCCGGTTGCGACTTCGAGGAGTCCGGCATCGGCATGGGGACAGATTGCGCGTGTCAGTTGTGGATTGCGGAGATCGCCGTCGATCAGAAGCGTTTTGATGCCAAGCGTGGCGAGCGACAACGCGAGGTTGGCCGCAAGTGTTGTTTTTCCCTCATTGTCGAGCGCGGATGTGACCAGCACAATCTTGACCGGTTGTATCCGCATGGTGCGTTGAAGCGCGAGACGAACCGAGCGGATCGCTTCCGCAAAGAACGTGCCGGGCTCGTCGATTGCGTATCGCATCAATGGCGGCTGAAGCAGGGGTGGCAACAGTCTCGCAGTTCTTGGATCGTAACGGCCAAGCTCCTCCCGTCCCCGCTTGGCCCGCGCGGCAAGTTCGCGGATACCGATCAGCGGGACTGCTGCAAGCGCCGGCACGCCAGAGATAGCTTCAGCTTGTTCCAGCGTTTTAATGCGGCGGTCGAGATAATCGAAGAGAAAGCCGAGAATGCTTCCGCTGCCCAGGCCGAGCATTAGCGCGAGGCCCAAAATGAGCATGGTCTTCGGTGACGAAGGCCTGATGGGGATGCTCGCGCGAGTCACCACGCGAGAATCCGGCATTTCAAGACTTTCCTGCGCGGATGTCTCCTTGTATCGCGCGAGATAGGATTCATAGAGTGTACGGTTGGCCTCTGCTTCCCGCTGCAGTTCGTGTAGTCGCACCTGTGCCTGGCCGGACAGGCTGGAGACGCCCTGAAGCTGGTCGAGGCTCTGCTGGAGCGACGCCTCCCGCGAGCGTGCGACATCATAGTCGTGCCGCGTGCTGTCCAGAATCCGGCGGATTTCCTCGTTGATGAGGCGCTGGGTGTCCTGCAACTGCGCGCGCACGTTGGCCACCAGAGGGTGGCGTGGGCCGTATTTGCTCGAGAGATCCGCTTCGTTTTTCGCGATGTCGGCGTACTGCGTTCGCAGCTTGGTGATCATGTCCGATGTGATGGCCGCATTAATGCCGCCCGGATCGCCGCCGGACTTCGCCAGTTCCTGGACTTGATCGAATTTTGCGCGGGCTTCCGCTGTCTGCACGCGCGCGGCGATCAGTTTGTTATTGAGATCCGTGATTTGCTGGTCGTTTACGGTAACACCCTGCGATACCGCGAGGTTGTTCGAGGACCGGAAATCCTGCACGGCTTGTTCCGACGCCACCACGCGTGACTTCAATGTTTCGATCTGGCTATTGAGCCAATTCGCTGCGATCCTCGTCGCATCGTATTTGGCGCGGACCTGTTCCTCGAAGTAGCCGTCGGCGATCGCATTTGCGATCAACGCAGCCTTTCGCGGCTCTTCCGAACTGACATTAATGTCGACGAGGAACGTGGTCCCCTGCCGCGTTACCTTCATTCGCCGCTGGAGGATTTCGACCGATCGCGCCTTTGCAGCATCCTCGGGGCTCGCGCCATCGGATGAGCCGCGGCTGCTGAACAACCGTTTGATCGGATCGAGAAGGCCGGGGGTCGGTATGAATTCCGGATCAGTGGTCAGCTTGAGGCGTTCCACCACGCGTTGCAGAAGCGCCACCGACTGGATCAACAAGGTCTGGCTTTCGATCGTCGCGTCATCGGTTCCGAAATTCGAGAGTACCGTCTGGCTGGTGTCGACCACATTGGCTCGCCGCGGGTCGACGAGAACCGTAGATGTCGCGGTATATAGAGTAGGGACGGCCAGGACATAGATCAGCGCGAGCGCGATCAGCGCCAAGGGGGCTGCGGCAACGACTTTCCAGCGCCTTCGCAGAATGCGCGCCATTTCCAGCAGATCAACCGTTGGCGGCTGCCATTTTCCAGCAGCCGGCCCGTTCGGCGCTTCCGGCACTTGATAGTCGTAGTCAGAATTGCGCTGTAACATTTATTCCTACCTGATGTTTGTCGAAGCTGAAGGCGGGAATATTGCTGTTGCGCTCGGTATACCGATGGAAGAGAGAGACGGCGCCGTATCGATTGATCAAATACTTGATGCGTGCATCGGAGGTTGTAACTTTGTCCTCGCGCTGCTGCCCAAAGAAGCTGTCGTTTTCATACCCGCCCGCCAAAGAGATGATGACGTTGCGGCGAAGTTCGTAGTCCAGCCCGAGTTGCAGCGCGTTTGCCAGTACGCCCGTGGAACTGGTATCCGAGGTCTCCGTGACGATCTGTTCGGCCTTGAAATGAACATCCAGCAGGCGGGTTGGACGCCATGTCAGCATGGCCCTATAGGATGGCCCCTCGATGGTTCCGATCGAAAGATCATCGAACCGCTGCTGGACATAGCCCGCGCCAAACTCACCGCTGACAAGATTGGTGAGGCCGATGGTGAAACCTGAGAGCGCGCGATAACCTTGCGAATCCAGCGTCTGACCGGGAACGCCCCGTATGTTTCGCTGATTACCTTCTACGCCTGCAAACCATCCCAGTACCGGTGAAAATGCGTAGTCGACACGGCCATGAAGCGAATAGATCTGACCGTCACGGCTGTTCTGATTGATGATTGAACCATCCTGCGCGCGCGTCTGGCCGTAGTCATAGGAATCAACGCGTATGCCCACAGAGCTGGAAAAGCGATTGAATTCCTTTCGGATGGTAAGGTCGCCGGAGAACAGATCGTAAGGCGTGGGCGAGATTGCGTTGACCGGCGAACTCAGGGTTCCGACCCCCTCGTTCAGATGGGCAATCTGAAAGTTTGTGAGTACGGCAAGATCATGCGCGATATCGAACCACCCGTTGCCTTTCAGGCTGGCATTGGTCTGATCAAGGCTCGAGTTCTCTTTATATGAGGTGGATTGTGCAGCCAGCTTCAGATCGAGGCCGTGCCGCTCCCACAACGTATGTGCCCGCAACGAGGGTTCGAATACGGCGGCAATGTCCGCGCGTTTGGTGGTGTTCGAGGAGAACACGTTGCTGTCGAAAAGCGCGCCCGATATTAGAGATGGATTGAACATCCATGAGCCCGCGCGAATTCCGACGGGTTCGTATCCGGGCTGCTGTCGCTTCTTCACCGGCATATCCTCGGGCGGAATTTCATTGCGCTCGTCCTGGTCGCTCATATCCGGCAGCGAAGACGGTTCGAAGATTCGCTGCGCGTTCCATGGCGTAGTTAGAATCTCGGTTGTTGACGGGATCACCTGCGCGTTTGATGGCGACGCGAGACCGAGCACGAGCGCGGTTGCCGGCCACTGGACGATCTTCAAGCGTGCAATTTTCAGTCCATCGCGATCTGCTCGCGAGTTCGAACATACGGAGCGTTGACGCATTCCGACATTGTTCAACGCTATCAACGCAAAAGTACTCTTCATCCAGTGTCTCTTGCGGTAAGCAATCGTATCGAGAGAAGGCAGCGATGGTCATGCCGTTGTGCGTCGCTCAGAAAATCATCGCGGCGTGCCCACGAAGTTGCCAGCGTGGAATTAGTTTTCTCATCAACGCCTTACGACCCGCCTTCTCTGTCGAAAGAGGAATCGTGCGCATCAACGCTCGGTCCAAACATTGGTTCTGCATCGCGAAAAAAGTTTGCATCGCAAAGAGACGAGACTATGACCGCATAGCCTTCTTCGACGAACGATGTATGATCGAATGCCGTATCAGCCTTCAGATACAATAAAGAGGTGCTCTAGAAATAGCGTTCGGGTATTCGGATATTGTCTCCGGGAAAAATGAGCACTGGCGCATCGAGCGGATAAATCTCTTCTACCGTGCTTCCTGACCTCCTTAGATAGACCTTGTTCTCATTGGCGCGATAGGTGAATCCGCCAGCACTCGCGATGGCGTCAAGCACGGTCATGCCCACACGATAGGGATACTCTCCGCTCTTTTTCACCTCTCCGAGAATGTAGAATGGGCGATAGAGAGCAATTTCGACATTCACGCGTGGATCGCGCACGATTCCTTTCGATAATG is a genomic window of Bradyrhizobium sp. G127 containing:
- a CDS encoding acyltransferase, yielding MTIAARTDTGWIPERNTHAQVVGRDAGIDTMRGVAILMVIGIHSLPQPLDPSWQKLADAMLRPCVPIFLFASGYLTALSGRVALWKRIKTALVPYAIAFVAAYLYMAMHNPAMDHRVTTTIARFILAYVFVYYYVFVYIGCTVGLWLIFRIADSGASFPRRLVVLLALSIAFGLIAGSYIDPLLTRSGYADSIIQEVRLRDIPFWFCFAALGALVGSSETGLALRDMRLTITGSALAAYIIYASVRLFGIGDAADYDSVAFFGYAALFCILLFVLHPQLPFLATIGSGSYFIYLWHIFAVMMLRDHASLHASGAVAEFAITYSVTAVASIVALLAVRRIAPSSLSRRLGA
- a CDS encoding acyltransferase translates to MQSTTRHLDALRIIAAGAVVVLHYSDYVKDAPAGGFMLEHTLHFNLFVDLFFVVSGFVIASQYLGKVDDFPAARRFIWRRLARIYPLHLATLAFYLIVALALYFGLARSDNAARYPLSDVPAQLLLLHALDGQRLTFNFPSWSLSAEMFCYLAFPVVARLTTQRRWLVLALVLIPAAVNSLYATAAGTGPWAEWINKGGVFRALPGFNLGVACYLFRHQIARWPVVPGGLTTALAAFVMLGWLLPDMAALVAVYAIAVLAILYDTSGASTWLTRLRLDSAAVYTYSCYMLHIPVATVVLTFGGRYFATIPGGKLLLLPAAIVLLAAASIFSYRFFETPAREYLNRVFDRRFARRLSVSVTSQPEQAR
- a CDS encoding glycosyltransferase, translated to MTVYVDHTHLGRHVTGLERITLDLFSPESFAPLDVIPVTAHGTARMMATQTLGLPLRLMQPSSILLCPGFPPSPLLRPFASRVIPYIHDVFLLTRRDDLNQRAKLYMAEPFRLVVRTYPRFLVNSLDTKRKLTRHCRSDAEIVLYRPPVRNVFNLQLDERVKRATKASPLRLVALGTVEPRKNFVAAAKILSAMRQNGFENATLEIVGRRGWGDHWNSLETCPGVILHGYQPTERVNQILQDADAFICTSHEEGLGLPLLEAQYAGLPIIAPDDAIFHEVLDQSGIFIDPADPLSSASRIAKALSIPDWRTQYAIHGARNLMRWNALAASDRNAVIQLVARIAHQRIRLTPANV
- a CDS encoding VpsF family polysaccharide biosynthesis protein (VpsF, distantly related to oligosaccharide ligases, is encoded next to the probable flippase VpsE.) → MSGSPRAFPIDGPLLRHGGRRAATFHQPPFSQHPATTTTASLTNLMIMGLMLLAVIATFTLSGAMLTNWKIHYLTAGGNFYEKLHPATYFTFVAFSLLLVRNGDPVGDLDRMLSGAKLVIVYMVCWIFLLIQMFVLERPFTVIIDTFLQPVVLCLVIWQLTPAQRKPLVWATHLTILLNVCVGYYEYFSGHRLIPLTLGDILVVGEWRSSAFLGHPLTASGLVGAYILALVLRPALCPPIPLRIPLVVFCLGSLMAFGGRTALITVLAVLGLLAASELLLILRGKRVSLPHVMGAICLLFIASAGIFAVFDLGIFDKMLLRFSSDKGSALARVATFNLLSHFDWHELLIGPKPVRVNALQAQLGLNYGIENFWVSCIVQFGIVHTALLTIGMIGFFVEILKRANPAAWAIVLLILVIAASSVSFSSKNIQLAQFIMIITFLLPKEVPPFARAMDSAHRAYAPTSAGIRFT
- a CDS encoding polysaccharide biosynthesis tyrosine autokinase yields the protein MLQRNSDYDYQVPEAPNGPAAGKWQPPTVDLLEMARILRRRWKVVAAAPLALIALALIYVLAVPTLYTATSTVLVDPRRANVVDTSQTVLSNFGTDDATIESQTLLIQSVALLQRVVERLKLTTDPEFIPTPGLLDPIKRLFSSRGSSDGASPEDAAKARSVEILQRRMKVTRQGTTFLVDINVSSEEPRKAALIANAIADGYFEEQVRAKYDATRIAANWLNSQIETLKSRVVASEQAVQDFRSSNNLAVSQGVTVNDQQITDLNNKLIAARVQTAEARAKFDQVQELAKSGGDPGGINAAITSDMITKLRTQYADIAKNEADLSSKYGPRHPLVANVRAQLQDTQRLINEEIRRILDSTRHDYDVARSREASLQQSLDQLQGVSSLSGQAQVRLHELQREAEANRTLYESYLARYKETSAQESLEMPDSRVVTRASIPIRPSSPKTMLILGLALMLGLGSGSILGFLFDYLDRRIKTLEQAEAISGVPALAAVPLIGIRELAARAKRGREELGRYDPRTARLLPPLLQPPLMRYAIDEPGTFFAEAIRSVRLALQRTMRIQPVKIVLVTSALDNEGKTTLAANLALSLATLGIKTLLIDGDLRNPQLTRAICPHADAGLLEVATGQTPPEQAILLDRSSGLSILPSPPVKNTDVITELMFSERIVDLLDHLRQRYELIIIDSPPLVPLVDGRALAELADSIVLALAWDRTPQEVVSHTISLLAPVHNRILGTVLTCVDLSRLRFYDYYRSSAYLKPYGTAGLTPGAAE
- a CDS encoding outer membrane beta-barrel protein is translated as MKSTFALIALNNVGMRQRSVCSNSRADRDGLKIARLKIVQWPATALVLGLASPSNAQVIPSTTEILTTPWNAQRIFEPSSLPDMSDQDERNEIPPEDMPVKKRQQPGYEPVGIRAGSWMFNPSLISGALFDSNVFSSNTTKRADIAAVFEPSLRAHTLWERHGLDLKLAAQSTSYKENSSLDQTNASLKGNGWFDIAHDLAVLTNFQIAHLNEGVGTLSSPVNAISPTPYDLFSGDLTIRKEFNRFSSSVGIRVDSYDYGQTRAQDGSIINQNSRDGQIYSLHGRVDYAFSPVLGWFAGVEGNQRNIRGVPGQTLDSQGYRALSGFTIGLTNLVSGEFGAGYVQQRFDDLSIGTIEGPSYRAMLTWRPTRLLDVHFKAEQIVTETSDTSSTGVLANALQLGLDYELRRNVIISLAGGYENDSFFGQQREDKVTTSDARIKYLINRYGAVSLFHRYTERNSNIPAFSFDKHQVGINVTAQF